A region of the Paenibacillus sp. J23TS9 genome:
GGCCCAACATCCGGTAAAAAGTAGGACTTTCCCTTAGGAAAGTCCTTTTTTTGAGATGAAAATTGGACGTGATCCCCCAGAATCCGGTATGATATTCGTATTGGAAGAACAATATTACATATTGGAGGCGACAAAATATGGACTGTCTCTTTTGCAAAATTTCCGAGGGCAGCATTCCTTCACAAAAGGTGTTTGAAAATGAAAGAATCCTGGTGTTCAAGGATATTCAGCCTGCGGCACCTGTGCATGTACTGGTTATTCCCAAAAAACATATTGCTTCCATGAACGAAGTGGAGGAGCAGGATCTGGCGTTGATCGCGGAAATGCATCAGGTTGCCCAGCAGGTAGCAAAGGATCTTGGAGTGGCAGATTCCGGTTACCGTCTTATTAATAACTGCGGACCGGACAGCGGACAAGCTGTGCATCATATCCATTATCACCTGCTTGGAGGGGCCAAATTAGGCGCTCTGACAGGCATTTCAGATTCGCATGAATAGATAATTTATCCAAAAATTTATAGGTGCTTTCTGAAAAAATAGGCATCAAGGTTGACACCCTATTTCTCTTTCACCTATAATTAAATTTGATGAACCGTGTTATTGCTCTTGGACGGTCTGGTCGGAGGGAGGGAAAACTGGTGTCTGAAACTAAAGTTCGCAAAAACGAGTCTATTGATGCTGCACTTCGCCGCTTTAAGCGCTCCATCGCAAAGGATGGTGTATTGGCTGAGGTGAAGAAACGCAAGCATTATGAGAAGCCAAGCGTGAAGCGCAAGAAAAAGTCCGAGGCTGCTCGTAAGAGAAAGTTTTAGGAGGAACTGAACTAACATGAATCTTAGCGAACGATTGAACGAAGATATGATACAAGCGATGAAGAGCAAGGAGAAATTCAGGCTCTCCACTATTCGAATGGTTCGTTCAACGATCAAGAATCTTGAAATAGATTTGAAAAGAACTTTGGAT
Encoded here:
- a CDS encoding histidine triad nucleotide-binding protein, whose translation is MDCLFCKISEGSIPSQKVFENERILVFKDIQPAAPVHVLVIPKKHIASMNEVEEQDLALIAEMHQVAQQVAKDLGVADSGYRLINNCGPDSGQAVHHIHYHLLGGAKLGALTGISDSHE
- the rpsU gene encoding 30S ribosomal protein S21, which codes for MSETKVRKNESIDAALRRFKRSIAKDGVLAEVKKRKHYEKPSVKRKKKSEAARKRKF